DNA sequence from the Pedobacter schmidteae genome:
AATAATTTACCTGCTTCTATGTCCTTTTTTGGATCTGTAGTTTGACTTTTAGCTACTCCGCTCAGGAAAATACCAATAGCCAGACAGCTTGAAAAAATGGTGGTTCTATTCATTTTGTGTGTTTTACTTGGGTTATGTGTTCCCGCTAAAATTAAAATATTTCTGTTTATCCTCCACATAAATTTTTAAATATTTTTAATATCTCTATGCTTTTAAAATTTCATGGCTTTCTCAATCGATTCAAAGTATAGCAAACCAACTTATTATCAATCGGTTCCCCTTTTACACTTTTAATATTTTCCAGGTTCAGCTCGTATACATATCCAGCCTTCAAGCCATCAATAGTTAAAGAAATACGCTTCCCATCGGCCGATATTTTAATATTTTTCACCTCGTCGGTTGCCAAACCAAACTGATCGGAACCATATTTTTTGTGATAAGTATAATAATAATGCCTCATTTTATAGTTCGCCGGGTTTAGGGCAGCTTTGGCAGCTATAGGTTGGGTAAAAACAAGGTCAAAACCATTGGATGTTAAGCTCATGGTATACACATCCACAGGCATTTTACCAGTAAAAACCACACGTTGTATCCCTTCATCGCCCAGCCAGCCATGAGAATTCTGTCCCACATATAAACTGCCATCAGGTGCAAATGCCATGCGGTTGTTTCCTTTTCTTAAACCATGGCCATCTAAAAACGGGATACAGGCTCCTTGCAACTCCCCATCTACCCTTTCCAGCATTACCCTTACAATACGTTCCTGATTCATTTCACCAATTAGCAGCTGACCGCCAAAAGGGCCAAATTTACCTTTAGTATTGTCGCATACCGGCTGTGTAGGCGAATTGGCCATAATGCCATGAGGAAACAATATCGCTGCAGGGCTACGCATAGCATCCAACGCCTCCTGTGTCAGGTGGTAAGGATTCCCTTTATTCCAGCCTTTGGTCCAGATTAAACTCCCTGGATGCCCGTAAAATTTCCCTTCCCGAATGTGATACAGCGGACTTGTACCCACCCAGTCGCCCTGGTTATCGGTAGCAAACAGGTTACCCTGTAAATCAAAGCCAAGGCCATTTGGCGAGCGAAAACCTGATGCATAAGGATGCAGCTTTCCATCCGGGCTTAGTTTCATAATCCAACCCCGGTAAGGTACGGCAGAGAACATTTGTCTAAGCCCATCGGCACCATCCCTTCCCGATGTATCGATTTTACCCCTCACTTCCGGCCGCATACTTCCTCCGGGAGAAGAAGAGTTCAGGGCAATAAAAAGGTTCCCCTTTTTGTCTTTAACCGGTCCGTAATTGTATTCATGATAATTACCGGAAAGACCAAAATCATCCGTTACGTTTTCATACAGGTCAGCCACACCATCGCCATTGGTATCTTTTACCCGGGTCAGCTCGGGGCGCTGTATAATCAGCAATTCTGTATTGCTGATCACCAGGATGCCCAGCGGATCGTGTAACCCTTCGGCAAACAGCTTCCATTTTTTAGTTTTCGTGTTGTAGGTCATCACCTCCCCTCTGGTAAAACAGGCCACCATTCTTCCGTCGGGCAAAAACTCTACGGCTCCGTTTTCGCTGGTCAGGCCTTCAGGCATTTTGATATTTTCGACCCGGTAAGCTGCTTTTTTAGGTGGGTCGATGTTTACCACAGTGGCACCGCAGCACAGCAAACCAATCAAAAATCCGGCTATTAGTTTCATTTTCATGGCTTCCCTCCTTCTTTTACTGGGGTATTTGTTCCGTTCATGGTTATGGTAAAATTTCTGGCCTGCGCAGCTGTCAGCTTCAGTTTCCCATTCTGCCATTCACCTGCCGAGGCCTTACAGTTTGTTGCTTCTGCGGAAGCAATGGTAAACCAAATTGGGGTATTGGATGCCGGTATTTTAAATGCCCTGATCAGTCCGCCATTGGCTGCAGGCCTGATCATTTCATAAACATCGGTTCCATTTATGGTATAATGAAACTCGGGGTAACGGTTGATGAGCTGGTACCCTTTGTAAGCGGTACGTGGCAAAGTCCCCTGTTCGTCAAAGCTGAAAGGGAAAGTGATATCTCTGAAAAAGACCTTACCAACCACCTTGGCCAAGGCATCTCCTTTTCCTTTCCATAGGTCTGAATTGTCTAAAAAGCCACCCTTCCATGCAAAACGAAGTCGGCAGGTACCAGCATCCCAACAATAGGACAGGCTGTCGGGCAAG
Encoded proteins:
- a CDS encoding sorbosone dehydrogenase family protein, with translation MKMKLIAGFLIGLLCCGATVVNIDPPKKAAYRVENIKMPEGLTSENGAVEFLPDGRMVACFTRGEVMTYNTKTKKWKLFAEGLHDPLGILVISNTELLIIQRPELTRVKDTNGDGVADLYENVTDDFGLSGNYHEYNYGPVKDKKGNLFIALNSSSPGGSMRPEVRGKIDTSGRDGADGLRQMFSAVPYRGWIMKLSPDGKLHPYASGFRSPNGLGFDLQGNLFATDNQGDWVGTSPLYHIREGKFYGHPGSLIWTKGWNKGNPYHLTQEALDAMRSPAAILFPHGIMANSPTQPVCDNTKGKFGPFGGQLLIGEMNQERIVRVMLERVDGELQGACIPFLDGHGLRKGNNRMAFAPDGSLYVGQNSHGWLGDEGIQRVVFTGKMPVDVYTMSLTSNGFDLVFTQPIAAKAALNPANYKMRHYYYTYHKKYGSDQFGLATDEVKNIKISADGKRISLTIDGLKAGYVYELNLENIKSVKGEPIDNKLVCYTLNRLRKP